Genomic window (Fluviispira vulneris):
AACAAAATAACTTCTCCTTTCATCTGCAATTGATCTTACTGTGACATTATGGCACAAAAGCACTCTTGATGCTTGATGAACAGCTTAAAGCAACCAACAAGGATAAATTGAGAAATGGCAAAGTTTAGATATATCGATGCAGAAGAAAATAGCCGTGATCCTTTCGCAAGTGAAAGCGACACAACCAATGAATTCGAAGAATTGCTTAAAGATGACAAAAATATTCCAACAGCCCGTCGCTACCGTATGGGCGAGTCTGTTACAGGCGCAGTGATTTCAGCAAGTTCTGAATTTATATTTGTCGACCTTGGTGGGAAAAGCTCTGGCTCCCTCTCAACAGAAGAATTCACAAGTGCAGGTCTTTCTACCCCAAAAGTGGGTGAAAACATTTCCGCATTTGTACGTTCCGACAATGGATCCGAGATTTTATTGACACGCACATTGAGACGCAATGAAGCAGATGACTCTTTGTTAAGAAATGCTTACGAAGCCCGCATTCCAGTGGAAGCTAAAGTGGAAAAAGCAATTAAAGGAGGTTTTGAAGCAGTCATTGGGGCAAAACGTTGTTTTATTCCACTTGGACAAATGGACATAATGCATTTTGACAATCCTGAAGTTTATGTTGGCAATACCTTTAAATTTTTAATTTCAGAATTCAAAGGCCGTAATGTTGTATTGACACGTAAAGCAATTTTACGCGAAGAAATGGATAGCAAAATTCAAACTGTTCTCCAAGGTCTTGAAATTGGTCAAAGCCATGTTGCGACTATCACGCGTCTTGTCGATTTTGGTGCCTTTGCATCTATCGATGGGGTAGAAGGTCTCATACCATTGAGTGAACTTGGTTGGAAACGCGTTAAAAAAGCCGATGAAGTCGTTCGTTTAGGTGAACAAGTCACAGTTAAAATCATTAAAATTGAACGCAGCCCGAAATTAAAAATTGCTCTAAGTCTCAAAGATGCAGGCGAAGATCCTTGGATTGCCAATGCTACACGTTTGCACCCAGGTGAGGTATTACAAGGGACCGTCGTGCGCATGATCGACGGAGGTGCTTTTGTCAATGTGGCTGAAGGTGTGGATGGTCTTGTTCCAATTAGCCAGATTACTTGGGAAAAAAGGATTAATCATCCCAAAGATATCTTGCAAATTGGCCAAGCTGTAAAAGTGCATGTCCTCACAGCGGACTTGGGAGCTCATCGTTTAAGTCTTTCTATTAAGGGTCCAATGCCTGAAGAACTTGCAAATAAATTCAAAGGCAAAAAGCGCGATGAATCTTCACTCAGCGAAGAAGAAAAAAATCTTATGAAACAGTGGGAAGATTATAGAGCAAACGAAGCAAAAGTCTTTACACCTGCGAATAGAGAAGATACAAGTATTTTTGCTGCTGCTTTCAACAAAGCAAGTAAGAAAAAGTAACAAATCCTATACAGTTTTACATAAACATGCTAGGTTTGTGCGGGTTCGAAACTCGCACAGTTTTTTATCATTTAACATAGCCAAATTATTGGCTTTTCCCGTAGAATTGAAAGTTTCAAACTTCAGTTGATACGGCCCATAGAAAGGTATTTTGCTCATATGGCAAGTCTTCACTCCGACGTCTCAAAGAAAAAAGTTAATTACAACTCCCTCGAATGGCTTGACGAAGACGTAGATTTCTTATCTCAAGAAGAAATTCCTGATGGTTTTGCTGCTCTTTTTAAAGCTCAAGAAGAGTCACAAAATGTTGTTAAAGAAGGCCAAGTTGTTAAAGGCCGTATTATCGAAATCAAAGACGAAAATGTTGTTATCGACATTGGTCACAAATCTGCAGGCGAAATCCCAAAGAGCGAATTCACAGCAGAAAACGCTGTTTTCTCACTTAAAGTTGGTGATGTTGTTGACGTTTTTGTTGACGTTTTTGAAGACGACGAAGGCGAGCTTGTTCTTTCTAAAGACAAAGCAGACATGCTTAAAGCTTGGGATCGTATCTCTGAAGCATTTGAAAAAGACGAACTTGTTGAAGGTAAAATCGTTGGTCGCGTTAAAGGTGGTCTTTCTGTCGATATCGGTGTGAAGGCATTCCTTCCTGGCTCCCAAGTTGACCTTCGCCCTGTGCGCAACCTTGAAAAACTTCTTGGTCAAGTTCTTCAATTCAAAATCATTAAATTTAACAAAAAACGTGGAAACATCGTTCTCTCCCGTCGTGTTCTTCTTGAACAAGACCGTGAACGCATGAGAAGCGAAACACTCAAAGGTCTTCAAGTTGGCTCCTCCATGATCGGTATTGTTAAAAACATTACAGATTACGGTGCGTTTATTGACCTTGGCGGAATCGACGGACTCCTTCATATCACAGATATGTCTTGGGGACGCCTCAACAGTCCATCTGAAATCCTCAACGTTGGTGATGAAATCAACGTTAAAGTTCTCAGCTTTGACCCAGGCAGCAACCGCGTTTCTCTCGGCTTAAAACAATTGCAAAATGATCCATGGGTTTCTGTTGCTGAAAAATATGCTTCCGCACAACGCCTTCGTGGAAAAGTCGTTAGCTTAACTGACTACGGCGCATTTGTTGAACTCGAACCAGGCGTTGAAGGTCTTATCCACGTTACAGAAATGACTTGGAACCGTCGTATCAAACACCCAAGCAAAATCGTTAACATCGGTGACGAAGTTGATGTTGTTGTTTTAGCTGTTGATCTCGAAAACCACCGCATTTCTCTTGGTATGAAACAAACTGAACCAAATCCTTGGGAAATCGTGACACAAAAATACCAAGTTAATGATGTTATTCGCGGCAAAATCCGCAACATCACTGATTTCGGAATCTTTGTTGGTATTGAAGAAGGTGTTGATGGTCTTATCCATGTTTCTGACATCAGCTACACAGAACGCATTAAGCACCCACAAGACCTTTATAAAAAAGGCGACGAAGTGGAAGCTAAGGTTCTCCAAATCGACGTTGAAAACATGCGCTTCTCCCTTGGAATCAAACAACTTGGCGAAGATCCATACGAATTGGCTGCTAAGAAATTTGTTCCTGGTACAAAAGGCAAAGGCAAAATCACACGCATCGCTGAATTCGGCGCATTTGTTGAAATTGCTCCAGGCGTAGAAGGACTCATTCACACAAGTGAACTTGAAAATCCAAATGCAACTGTTGACACTGAAATCGACTATGTTGTTCTCAGCGTAGACTTTGCAGAACGCCGTTTTGAACTTTCACAAAAAGCTGCAACTCGCGGCCTTGACGAAACTCACAACAAGGCTATTCAAGCTGCTCTCAACAACGAAGCTGCTCCACAAAACAGTTTTGCTGAAGCTTTTGCTCGCGCAAAGGCAACTAAAGACAGCAACTAAAAAGTTTGCTTGTTCCAGTCTTTAAAGCTCTCACATGAATGTGCTATGTTCACATGATTGTGAGAGCTTTTTTTTAAGCTTTTTATTTTAAATCAAGAATAGAAAGAACGAGTATGGATGAGAACCAAAACAATAAACGCCCTCGAATTATTTTAACAGTTTTAGCGACAATAGGCTCTATTGCTATTATTTTTGTTATTTTATTTATTTCAATGTTAGCATATACTATTCATTCTATATCAGGTGGAGTAAAAAATTTATCGAGCTCTTTTAATAACTCTTCTGCAAGCTCAGGTGCGAATTTTACTGTTCCCGCAGGAACATCAGAATATATCGCAGGAGTAAAACTCACAGGTGAAATATCTGCAGAAACTGCCAATGAAGTGCTCGAAAAACTTAACACTGCCAAAGAAGACAAGAATGCAGTGGGTGTTCTGTTTGAAGTGAGCAGTCCTGGTGGCGCTGTCGTCGCAAGTCAAGAAATGTATGACGCAATAAGTGAAGTGCGCAGCAAAAAACCTGTGGTTGTTTATGTTCGCGATATGGCCGCAAGCGGTTCCTATTATTCCAGCGCATCAGCAGATAAAATCATTGCTAATAGAGGAAGTTTAATTGGCAGTATTGGAGTGATTCTCAGCAATATTGAAACAGATAAACTTATTTCATTCCTTAAGTTGAATCCAGTGACTTTAAAAACGGGTGCACTCAAAGATGCAGGCTCACCTCTTCGCCCTATGAATGAAAACGATAAAAAATATTTGCAAACCTTAATTGAAAATATGCGCTCACAATTTGTTGCCGATGTGAAAGCGGGGCGCAAAATGCCCGACTCCACTCTTAGCTATATGTCCGATGGACGGGTTGTTTTAGCGAATGAAGCTTTAAAATTAAAATTAATCGATGGAATTGGTACAAAACAGACTGCGCTTGAGGAAATTGCAAAAATTGCTCAACTGAAAAAGACCCCTAATTTATTTTATTACGAAAATATTCAACCATTTTCAGAATTGTTTTCGCAAAAATTTATCGGTGGTACTTCAAAAATTCTAAGTGAAACTGCTAAAAGTCTTATCATAAACACTGAGAAAAAATCCGAATTGCCAAAAGCTCAATATTAAAAAAATTCTAAAAATAAGAGTGGAGCTTAAAGTTAAATATAGAACCCGAGCGAGCTTCCCACGGTTTGAATCACAATCATTAAACAACCGACAGCAAGGATGAGAACCATAGGTGAAAGATCGTAATAACCCTGTTGGTTCCTCACTAAAAGTTTTGGAAACTTTTTGACTAAAGCACGACAGGGTGGAGCTGTAATTGCATTGAGAAAACCAACAATTGGGTTCAAAGGATTTGCGCCTACTAAACTTAACACACCTGTAATAACTAAACAAAGCATATAAAAATAGAGTAAATAATAAGCTATTTTAAAAATAATTTCGATTAAAAGCATATTCTCCCCAAAATAAAGAGCAGTCAAAAAAATTATAATTAGTTTTAAAGACAATGAAAAACTTTTAGAGTCAAATTCTTCTCAATTTAGAATTAATCGATAACTCCGAAAAGCAATTTAGATCATAGTCACTTAAAGAATGGACTCAATAAAAGTGAAAACAGCAAGTATTGTATTACCACCCAAAACAACAGTAGTTCAAGAAGGAGATGAGACAAAAGGTATTTATGTGATCCAAGAAGGAAAAGTCGAGTTAATCAAAACAGTTGAAGGATTTGAAATCAGTTTAGGTGAAATATCACGCGGTGACATAATTGGGATGAACACTCTCATGAGCCGTGAGAGGCACGTCTTGACTGCAAGAACGATCGTTCAGACAGTCGCTCTTTTTTATTCGACAGATTCCATTATTCCGTTTTTTAATGATGCAAATCCAATTGTCAGCACATTCATTAAAGCAATTTGTGAACGAGTCAATTATTTAAGTGACCTAGCAATTGAAGGAAAAATGAATGAAAAAAAACTCGAAAAAAATTCGGGTACTGCTCATCAACATGCTGCACAACTTGCTCATTTACTTGCTGCTTTTGTCAGACAAGGAACTATAGAACATGATGATAATAAAATTTACCCACTCAAATCATTTTTAATTAATGGTGAAATAATTCTATTTAGAAAGTTTGATTATTTGGAAAAAATCTTTACAGCCTTTTCAACAAGTGGGTTGATTAAAGTTGTTTTCGATAAAAAATATGGAAATATTATTCTAAAACCCAATGTACAATTGATCGAAGATTTCGCCATATTCTCAACAAATGTAGGAAAAAAAGGCATTGCTGCATTTGTCCCTATCAAATGCCATAATTGGATGAGCGGACTTATACGCATTCACAAACGAAATAAAGATAACAACGGTGCTTTTCCGAAGAAAGATTTTCCAAATATGATCAATCGTGAACTCGGTCGACAAGATGGTGAAGAGATAATGCATAAATTGATGGGTTATAAGCTCATTACAGAAAAAGGCGCAGATGAAGGCAGCAAACGAATTTTCTATAATGCCATTCAATTACAGAAAAGGATTATCTTTGAAAGCATTTCACGGGCCGTAAACGACCTCGACAGTGGCAAAGCTGTTGAGAAAAAAGAAGGAGGTAAAACCGAGGAGAAAAAAGGTTCTACTCGGAGTTGAGTGAAGATTACCTGAAAAATCCCGATAGGAATTAGAAAAGTGAAACTTTTAGGGAGTTGAAGTGGTAAATATCGGCAGACCCATGTTTCAAGTGGGTAGCAACATTTTTGAACTGATTGAATTCACTGCGACGAAGACAGGTGTTCCTGGTGCTTCTGACCGCAAAACCCCGATATTATATGGAGTCAATGTTGCTAAAGTGAGAGAAGTTATCAGGCTTCCCACTATTGTACCCTGCTTAACCAATGCGCCAGAAGTTCTAGGAGTCTTTAATCTCAGAGGACTGCCTATCCCCGCAATCCATCTG
Coding sequences:
- a CDS encoding 30S ribosomal protein S1, coding for MAKFRYIDAEENSRDPFASESDTTNEFEELLKDDKNIPTARRYRMGESVTGAVISASSEFIFVDLGGKSSGSLSTEEFTSAGLSTPKVGENISAFVRSDNGSEILLTRTLRRNEADDSLLRNAYEARIPVEAKVEKAIKGGFEAVIGAKRCFIPLGQMDIMHFDNPEVYVGNTFKFLISEFKGRNVVLTRKAILREEMDSKIQTVLQGLEIGQSHVATITRLVDFGAFASIDGVEGLIPLSELGWKRVKKADEVVRLGEQVTVKIIKIERSPKLKIALSLKDAGEDPWIANATRLHPGEVLQGTVVRMIDGGAFVNVAEGVDGLVPISQITWEKRINHPKDILQIGQAVKVHVLTADLGAHRLSLSIKGPMPEELANKFKGKKRDESSLSEEEKNLMKQWEDYRANEAKVFTPANREDTSIFAAAFNKASKKK
- a CDS encoding 30S ribosomal protein S1 gives rise to the protein MASLHSDVSKKKVNYNSLEWLDEDVDFLSQEEIPDGFAALFKAQEESQNVVKEGQVVKGRIIEIKDENVVIDIGHKSAGEIPKSEFTAENAVFSLKVGDVVDVFVDVFEDDEGELVLSKDKADMLKAWDRISEAFEKDELVEGKIVGRVKGGLSVDIGVKAFLPGSQVDLRPVRNLEKLLGQVLQFKIIKFNKKRGNIVLSRRVLLEQDRERMRSETLKGLQVGSSMIGIVKNITDYGAFIDLGGIDGLLHITDMSWGRLNSPSEILNVGDEINVKVLSFDPGSNRVSLGLKQLQNDPWVSVAEKYASAQRLRGKVVSLTDYGAFVELEPGVEGLIHVTEMTWNRRIKHPSKIVNIGDEVDVVVLAVDLENHRISLGMKQTEPNPWEIVTQKYQVNDVIRGKIRNITDFGIFVGIEEGVDGLIHVSDISYTERIKHPQDLYKKGDEVEAKVLQIDVENMRFSLGIKQLGEDPYELAAKKFVPGTKGKGKITRIAEFGAFVEIAPGVEGLIHTSELENPNATVDTEIDYVVLSVDFAERRFELSQKAATRGLDETHNKAIQAALNNEAAPQNSFAEAFARAKATKDSN
- the sppA gene encoding signal peptide peptidase SppA, whose product is MDENQNNKRPRIILTVLATIGSIAIIFVILFISMLAYTIHSISGGVKNLSSSFNNSSASSGANFTVPAGTSEYIAGVKLTGEISAETANEVLEKLNTAKEDKNAVGVLFEVSSPGGAVVASQEMYDAISEVRSKKPVVVYVRDMAASGSYYSSASADKIIANRGSLIGSIGVILSNIETDKLISFLKLNPVTLKTGALKDAGSPLRPMNENDKKYLQTLIENMRSQFVADVKAGRKMPDSTLSYMSDGRVVLANEALKLKLIDGIGTKQTALEEIAKIAQLKKTPNLFYYENIQPFSELFSQKFIGGTSKILSETAKSLIINTEKKSELPKAQY
- a CDS encoding YggT family protein, translating into MLLIEIIFKIAYYLLYFYMLCLVITGVLSLVGANPLNPIVGFLNAITAPPCRALVKKFPKLLVRNQQGYYDLSPMVLILAVGCLMIVIQTVGSSLGFYI
- a CDS encoding cyclic nucleotide-binding domain-containing protein; this translates as MKTASIVLPPKTTVVQEGDETKGIYVIQEGKVELIKTVEGFEISLGEISRGDIIGMNTLMSRERHVLTARTIVQTVALFYSTDSIIPFFNDANPIVSTFIKAICERVNYLSDLAIEGKMNEKKLEKNSGTAHQHAAQLAHLLAAFVRQGTIEHDDNKIYPLKSFLINGEIILFRKFDYLEKIFTAFSTSGLIKVVFDKKYGNIILKPNVQLIEDFAIFSTNVGKKGIAAFVPIKCHNWMSGLIRIHKRNKDNNGAFPKKDFPNMINRELGRQDGEEIMHKLMGYKLITEKGADEGSKRIFYNAIQLQKRIIFESISRAVNDLDSGKAVEKKEGGKTEEKKGSTRS